In Sphingobacterium thalpophilum, a genomic segment contains:
- a CDS encoding AsmA-like C-terminal region-containing protein: MSKATFIKVVKRIAIVFTSIAVLLVISILSIPYIFENEVNSKVKSLVNEHITGELNYSKVRLTFFDQFPLLTASMDDVLLKGAEPFKNDTLLAAKKVSFGVDLMSLLKSKIVIDKFIVNSGKINILVDSLGNANYNIYKSSSADATKTQDNSESSALAFQLIKLEKTNLHYEDRSIPLQIEAKDLEYEGKGDLMSNIFDLNTRAKIASFSFSFDNELYVDKKSIDANLLTRINTNTLSFVFERNDIKINQLPVRFRGLLSFISHGYHLDFKLKSQESTLAELLSLVPNSYASWIKDLSVKGTSEVFVNLEGDYIVDNNKMPNLSLGLMVNNGFLAYKQSTNPLTDWNAKLRIDLPALNPDSLQIDLKQFDFKVASGYFNAQGNIAGLHPVTVHANIKSDLDLGKLNESLQFSDFSFGGKWNLYAKIDGTYAKAIRKVGLQKREQEYIASIPTFDIKNTLVDGKFKLANLPQGLDKIAYRLEAKDPDGQLKSASIAIHDISVQALNNYIKGFISITDFNKIAVNSDLKASFNLADIKNFYPIKQVELAGLVDVNLMAKGYVDLKRNIFPETNTSIVMKNGLIKSNDYPIPMENIQVEAFVNSEKGSLRDLNVKILPVSFTFAGEPFFLNADLKNFNNIKYSIQSKGKLNLGPIYKLFALDGTNVDGFIYTDFSLKGLQSDATNGHYNRLQNSGQLSIGNIQVQSDMLPQPIAIRSGNFSFYQEKMNFDKFLVAYAKNDISIKGFLNNIINYATSSQAPLKGQFTLSSKKINVDDFMVFASPATSTTASSSESGVVLLPKNLDVQVLGLVNAIAYNKMNIKDFKGDLQVKDGKMILHKTNFELAGLKVDMNGSYRPINPRRASFDYAVKADSFDIQRAYKEIPLFREMVSSAKNAYGLVSLDYKLGGLLNGNMQPVMPSIVGDGSLTLNQIKFRGFKLLNGISQSTSKEKLKDGEVKKVVIKSHIKNNVMTIERTKMKMMGFRPRFEGQVTLDGRMNLGFRLGLPPFGIFGIPMRITGTPDNFHLKMGKYKEEDLDMEMDDEDNKVYKESQKTQESQAK, from the coding sequence GTGTCAAAAGCAACATTTATAAAAGTTGTGAAACGTATCGCTATCGTTTTTACAAGCATCGCCGTACTACTCGTTATCAGCATATTATCTATTCCTTATATATTCGAAAATGAAGTAAACAGCAAGGTCAAATCGCTCGTAAACGAGCACATTACAGGTGAATTAAATTATTCCAAAGTAAGATTAACCTTCTTTGATCAATTCCCTTTGCTTACTGCATCGATGGATGATGTCTTACTAAAAGGGGCCGAACCTTTCAAAAACGACACGCTGCTCGCTGCAAAAAAAGTCAGTTTTGGCGTGGACCTTATGAGTCTTCTCAAATCTAAAATTGTAATCGACAAGTTTATCGTTAACAGCGGGAAGATCAATATCCTGGTTGATTCTTTGGGAAATGCCAATTACAATATTTATAAATCTAGCTCCGCTGATGCTACAAAAACACAAGACAATTCCGAAAGCAGTGCTTTAGCCTTCCAACTGATTAAACTTGAAAAAACAAATCTCCATTATGAAGATCGCTCCATTCCGCTACAGATAGAGGCAAAAGATCTGGAATATGAGGGTAAGGGAGATCTGATGTCAAATATCTTTGACTTGAACACACGTGCAAAAATTGCATCCTTTTCATTTTCCTTTGACAATGAATTGTATGTGGACAAAAAGTCGATCGATGCCAATTTGCTAACACGGATCAATACCAATACCTTATCTTTCGTCTTCGAACGAAATGATATTAAAATAAATCAATTACCGGTTCGTTTCCGTGGGTTGTTGTCTTTTATCTCCCATGGTTATCACCTGGATTTCAAATTAAAATCACAGGAAAGCACCTTGGCCGAATTACTTTCATTAGTCCCAAATAGCTACGCTTCTTGGATCAAGGACCTCTCCGTGAAAGGTACATCGGAGGTTTTTGTCAATTTAGAAGGAGACTATATTGTCGACAACAACAAAATGCCTAATCTTTCCCTTGGACTCATGGTCAACAATGGCTTTCTCGCGTATAAACAATCCACCAATCCGCTAACAGACTGGAATGCAAAATTACGGATAGACCTGCCGGCACTGAATCCAGACTCACTACAAATTGATCTGAAACAATTTGACTTTAAAGTTGCTTCAGGCTATTTCAATGCACAGGGCAACATTGCGGGTTTACACCCTGTAACCGTGCATGCCAACATAAAAAGTGATCTTGATCTCGGTAAACTCAATGAATCCCTACAATTCTCAGACTTTTCATTTGGTGGAAAATGGAATCTTTACGCAAAAATCGACGGAACATACGCCAAAGCTATTCGTAAGGTAGGACTTCAAAAACGCGAACAGGAATACATTGCATCCATTCCTACTTTTGATATCAAAAATACACTCGTCGATGGTAAATTCAAATTGGCGAACCTCCCACAGGGGTTGGACAAAATTGCTTATCGTCTGGAAGCAAAGGATCCCGATGGCCAATTAAAAAGTGCATCAATAGCAATCCATGATATTTCTGTTCAGGCGCTTAACAACTATATAAAGGGTTTTATTTCAATAACAGATTTTAATAAAATTGCGGTCAACTCGGATTTAAAAGCTTCATTTAATTTAGCAGATATCAAAAATTTCTATCCCATTAAACAAGTTGAATTGGCAGGGTTGGTGGATGTCAACCTTATGGCAAAAGGTTATGTGGATCTCAAACGAAACATTTTTCCCGAAACCAATACATCCATCGTGATGAAGAATGGCTTGATCAAGTCAAATGATTATCCTATCCCGATGGAAAATATTCAGGTCGAAGCTTTTGTCAATAGCGAAAAAGGCTCACTTCGAGATCTGAATGTCAAAATCCTACCGGTATCATTTACATTTGCTGGCGAACCATTTTTCTTGAATGCAGACCTCAAGAACTTCAATAATATCAAGTACAGCATACAATCCAAGGGTAAGCTTAATCTCGGCCCTATTTATAAACTCTTTGCATTAGATGGTACCAATGTCGATGGTTTTATCTATACGGATTTCAGTTTAAAAGGTTTACAGAGCGATGCCACCAATGGTCATTATAACCGACTCCAAAATAGTGGTCAGTTAAGTATTGGAAACATCCAGGTTCAGTCCGACATGCTTCCACAGCCTATTGCAATTAGAAGTGGGAACTTCAGTTTTTATCAGGAGAAAATGAATTTCGATAAATTCTTGGTAGCCTATGCGAAGAATGATATTTCCATCAAAGGATTTCTCAACAACATTATTAATTATGCAACAAGTAGTCAAGCACCGTTAAAGGGGCAATTTACACTCAGCAGCAAGAAAATCAATGTGGATGATTTTATGGTTTTTGCTTCTCCGGCCACATCGACGACTGCAAGCTCTTCGGAAAGTGGTGTAGTTCTTCTGCCTAAAAATTTGGACGTTCAGGTCTTGGGGCTTGTCAATGCCATAGCATATAATAAAATGAATATCAAAGACTTCAAAGGTGACCTACAGGTAAAAGACGGTAAGATGATTCTTCATAAGACAAACTTTGAACTAGCGGGACTGAAAGTAGATATGAACGGAAGCTATCGTCCTATAAATCCACGTAGAGCAAGTTTTGATTATGCTGTGAAAGCTGACAGCTTTGATATTCAACGCGCTTACAAAGAGATACCGCTATTCAGAGAAATGGTTAGCTCTGCCAAAAATGCTTATGGCCTGGTTTCATTGGATTATAAATTGGGTGGTTTATTGAATGGCAATATGCAACCAGTAATGCCCTCCATCGTCGGCGATGGATCCCTAACACTGAATCAAATTAAATTCAGAGGCTTCAAGTTACTTAATGGAATTAGTCAATCTACTTCCAAGGAAAAATTGAAAGATGGCGAAGTGAAAAAAGTTGTTATTAAATCCCATATCAAAAATAATGTGATGACCATCGAACGCACGAAAATGAAAATGATGGGATTCAGGCCTCGTTTTGAAGGTCAAGTGACCTTAGATGGGCGGATGAACCTGGGTTTTCGACTGGGCTTACCTCCTTTTGGAATCTTTGGGATACCTATGCGAATTACGGGCACTCCAGATAACTTTCACTTAAAAATGGGAAAATACAAAGAAGAAGATCTCGACATGGAAATGGATGACGAGGACAACAAAGTATATAAAGAATCTCAAAAGACGCAAGAATCACAGGCTAAATAA
- a CDS encoding PLP-dependent aminotransferase family protein: protein MAIIRDFIRIQIDIQLLQNLVSQARRGIFVAAQLPYGSNLYVAQKIELSDHQAPTRIIFDDGNPDSKIAPIEQLGRAYRQIFKRSARWKMMGYADPRGHLDFREEIANMLNIERNMHIDKNNLCISRGSQMAMYLVAQCLLRHDDYIFVESPGYHSAWKIFEKAGARLIPIPVDADGLIVDELLPHLLKKSNIRALYLTPHRQYPTTVTLSKERRSQLIALSNQHNFTIIEDDYDYEFHFEQAPYYPLASQQELINTVYIGTLSKVVAPALRIGYLATRNEQLLQQVTELRYIIDIQGDNIMEQAVLELIQDGTIRRHIRKATLLYKKKRDFMIAQVDKYLQDHVSYTSPQGGLAVWLSFKHQIDWAFLSQKLKERSVHIPHPENYSRENIFGGIRLGYGSLSEELIEEGIIILAELLEQAKRSFR, encoded by the coding sequence ATGGCAATAATACGAGATTTTATCCGGATCCAGATTGATATTCAACTCCTCCAAAATCTCGTTAGTCAGGCACGTAGAGGTATATTTGTAGCGGCTCAATTACCTTATGGCTCTAACCTATATGTTGCACAAAAGATCGAATTATCTGATCATCAAGCCCCCACACGTATTATATTCGATGATGGTAATCCAGACAGCAAGATTGCCCCGATAGAACAGCTCGGACGGGCCTATCGTCAGATTTTTAAACGCAGCGCACGTTGGAAAATGATGGGCTATGCCGATCCCCGAGGACATCTTGATTTTCGGGAAGAAATCGCCAATATGCTCAACATCGAGCGCAACATGCACATTGATAAAAATAACCTATGCATCAGTCGTGGAAGTCAAATGGCCATGTACCTGGTCGCCCAATGCCTATTACGGCACGATGATTATATCTTTGTGGAGTCCCCTGGATACCATTCAGCCTGGAAAATCTTTGAAAAAGCTGGTGCGCGATTGATTCCGATCCCTGTCGATGCCGATGGTCTTATTGTTGATGAACTTCTCCCACATTTATTGAAAAAAAGCAATATTAGGGCACTGTATCTTACTCCACATCGACAATATCCAACCACTGTGACCTTAAGCAAAGAACGGAGATCACAATTAATAGCATTATCCAACCAACATAACTTCACGATCATTGAGGACGATTACGATTACGAATTTCATTTTGAACAAGCGCCCTATTACCCACTCGCTTCACAGCAGGAACTGATCAATACTGTTTACATTGGTACACTCAGCAAAGTTGTTGCACCAGCACTCCGTATCGGTTATCTGGCGACAAGAAACGAGCAGCTACTCCAGCAGGTTACCGAACTTCGCTACATCATCGATATACAAGGTGACAATATTATGGAGCAAGCTGTCCTGGAACTCATTCAGGATGGAACAATTCGTAGACATATCCGAAAAGCAACGCTGCTTTACAAAAAGAAACGTGATTTCATGATCGCCCAAGTAGACAAATATCTGCAGGATCATGTGAGCTATACTTCTCCACAAGGAGGATTGGCGGTTTGGCTATCATTTAAACATCAGATCGACTGGGCATTTTTATCCCAAAAATTAAAGGAAAGATCAGTCCATATACCGCATCCCGAAAACTACAGCAGAGAAAATATTTTTGGTGGAATACGACTTGGTTATGGATCCTTATCTGAGGAATTGATCGAGGAAGGAATCATCATTTTAGCTGAACTTTTGGAACAGGCGAAACGCTCCTTCCGATGA
- a CDS encoding beta-ketoacyl-ACP synthase III translates to MTERIPSRPYAAITGIGGYIPPNKRSNTDLEQFCDTSDEWIIKRTGIKERRILEENLATSDMAVKAIQDLATQYHKNLNDVDALIVATSTPDMPMPATANIILEKLGLTNVWAFDVNAACSGFLYALDMASALVETGRYKNVLVVGADNISTYVDLKDRSTNILFGDGAGVIWLEPSLEGGIMDAYLCSNGAGKEFLKIEAGGSLYPIDSNLPVNDNRFLKQDGKTVFRHAVQSMSDACNTVLQRNNLQIEDINWLIPHQANQRIIDAVGRSLNIPEDRALSNIEYLGNTIAATIPLCIWQNIKKLNTGDLVMLTAFGAGFSWGASIFKWMI, encoded by the coding sequence ATGACTGAGAGAATACCCAGCAGGCCGTATGCAGCAATTACTGGTATTGGCGGATATATTCCACCGAATAAGAGATCAAATACAGATTTGGAGCAGTTTTGCGATACATCCGATGAATGGATTATCAAACGTACAGGTATTAAGGAGCGGAGAATTTTAGAAGAAAATCTTGCCACATCAGACATGGCTGTAAAAGCTATACAAGATTTGGCAACACAATATCATAAAAATCTGAACGATGTAGATGCGCTAATTGTAGCGACTTCTACACCCGATATGCCAATGCCGGCAACAGCAAATATCATTTTAGAAAAATTAGGTCTTACCAATGTTTGGGCTTTTGATGTCAATGCTGCTTGCTCTGGGTTTTTATATGCCTTAGACATGGCTTCAGCTCTCGTTGAGACAGGCCGTTATAAAAATGTACTCGTAGTCGGTGCTGACAACATCAGTACTTATGTCGATTTAAAAGATCGTTCGACCAATATTCTTTTTGGTGATGGCGCTGGTGTGATATGGCTTGAGCCATCTTTAGAAGGCGGAATTATGGATGCCTATCTATGTAGTAATGGCGCGGGAAAAGAATTCTTAAAAATCGAAGCCGGCGGTTCTTTGTATCCAATCGACAGTAATCTTCCTGTCAACGACAACAGATTCCTGAAACAAGATGGTAAAACTGTATTTAGACATGCTGTTCAGTCTATGAGCGACGCCTGTAATACGGTTTTACAGCGCAACAACCTACAGATTGAAGATATCAACTGGTTAATTCCACATCAGGCTAATCAGCGCATCATTGATGCCGTTGGGCGTAGTCTGAATATACCAGAAGACAGAGCATTAAGTAATATCGAATACCTAGGAAATACCATTGCTGCCACGATCCCGTTGTGTATCTGGCAGAATATTAAAAAATTAAATACCGGTGATTTAGTCATGTTAACCGCCTTTGGTGCAGGTTTCTCTTGGGGAGCCAGCATATTTAAATGGATGATTTAA
- a CDS encoding multicopper oxidase domain-containing protein encodes MTQLTVLAQKVVRHDLYVRDTIVNYAGKSKRAIAVNGQIPMPTLTFTEGDTAEIVVHNELKESTSLHWHGIFLPNKEDGVPHLTQEPIKPNSTYTYRFPIIQHGTHWYHSHSGLQEQIGMYGSLILNKRADDKTFRKGIDDLPTIPVILSEWTNYNPDNIQRMLHTANDWAAIKKGSTQSYVEAIKEGKFKTKVTNEWKRQLAMDVSDVYYDKVLMNGAHSTDLKSVNGKALKAGDKVRLRISNGGASSYFWLRYAGGKITIVANDGNDVVPVEVDRLMIAVSETYDVVVTIPNEGTAYEFMATTEDRTQSASYFVGNGIKQLISPLPRLKYFEGMKMMNDMMKMNGDLNDMGMKMSLNQMDMNVVMYPEITGDGKKKEDHSKHSGMNHGQMNMDEDPNRYNANALGDIVTLNYAMLESPQATELPKEAPIRDLKFTLTGNMSRYVWSMDNKILSETDKIPVKKGEVLRITIYNNSMMRHPIHLHGFDFRLLNGKGSKAPLKNVVDIMPMETDTIEFLANEEGDWFFHCHILYHMMAGMNRVFAVDDYKNPYLPDKAKAYKELQMESNMTHFMAQNDFATNGNDGQAMFQNARWQLGSEWRLGYNDMHGYEVETHLGRYFGKMQWFMPFVGFDYRYRRMGEDEHEKNIFGQANKKDSRKALSLGFMYTLPMLVNFQAEVYHDGIVRLQLMREDIPIARRIRGDFMVNSDLEYMAGLNYVITKNMAFRTHYDSDMGFGVGLSLNY; translated from the coding sequence ATGACACAACTGACAGTGCTGGCCCAGAAGGTGGTTCGTCATGACCTTTATGTACGGGATACCATTGTCAATTATGCCGGCAAATCAAAACGGGCAATCGCTGTAAACGGACAGATTCCAATGCCGACCCTGACTTTTACTGAAGGAGATACGGCGGAAATCGTTGTTCACAATGAGTTAAAGGAAAGTACTTCGCTGCACTGGCACGGTATTTTTCTGCCGAACAAAGAAGACGGTGTGCCACACTTGACGCAGGAACCTATAAAGCCGAATTCGACTTATACCTATCGTTTTCCGATAATTCAACACGGTACACATTGGTATCACTCGCATTCGGGCCTCCAGGAACAGATCGGTATGTATGGTAGCCTTATTCTCAACAAGCGTGCAGATGATAAGACTTTCCGAAAAGGAATTGATGATTTACCCACGATTCCGGTCATATTAAGTGAATGGACAAATTATAACCCCGATAACATTCAGCGAATGCTACACACGGCCAACGATTGGGCCGCGATAAAAAAAGGGTCTACACAATCGTACGTCGAAGCAATTAAAGAAGGGAAGTTTAAGACGAAAGTCACGAATGAATGGAAACGTCAGCTGGCGATGGATGTCAGTGATGTCTATTATGATAAGGTGTTGATGAACGGGGCTCATTCCACGGATTTAAAGTCGGTGAATGGTAAAGCTTTGAAAGCAGGAGATAAAGTGCGTTTACGAATTTCCAATGGCGGTGCTTCGTCTTATTTTTGGCTGCGCTATGCAGGTGGCAAAATTACCATTGTTGCCAATGATGGGAATGATGTGGTTCCGGTGGAGGTCGATCGATTAATGATTGCGGTATCGGAGACTTATGATGTCGTTGTAACCATACCAAATGAAGGTACAGCTTACGAATTCATGGCAACAACAGAAGATCGAACACAATCTGCCAGTTATTTTGTCGGAAATGGTATTAAACAATTGATTTCCCCGCTTCCCCGCCTTAAATATTTTGAGGGCATGAAGATGATGAACGATATGATGAAGATGAATGGTGATCTCAATGATATGGGCATGAAGATGAGCCTGAACCAGATGGATATGAATGTGGTAATGTATCCCGAAATTACAGGTGATGGAAAGAAAAAAGAAGATCACAGTAAACATAGCGGTATGAATCATGGACAAATGAACATGGACGAAGATCCCAATCGTTATAATGCCAATGCATTGGGCGATATTGTCACGCTCAACTATGCGATGCTGGAGTCTCCCCAGGCGACTGAACTACCTAAAGAAGCGCCGATACGAGATCTCAAATTTACCCTGACGGGAAATATGAGCCGTTATGTATGGAGCATGGACAATAAAATTCTTTCTGAAACGGATAAGATACCTGTAAAAAAGGGCGAGGTATTGCGCATTACCATCTATAATAACTCAATGATGCGTCATCCAATACATCTGCATGGCTTTGACTTTAGATTGTTAAATGGAAAAGGATCAAAAGCGCCGTTGAAAAATGTGGTGGATATCATGCCCATGGAGACGGATACGATCGAATTCTTAGCGAATGAAGAAGGAGACTGGTTTTTTCATTGCCATATCCTGTATCATATGATGGCGGGGATGAACCGCGTTTTTGCTGTGGACGATTATAAAAATCCCTATCTTCCAGATAAAGCTAAAGCCTATAAGGAGTTGCAGATGGAAAGTAATATGACTCATTTCATGGCGCAAAATGATTTCGCTACCAATGGAAATGACGGTCAGGCAATGTTTCAGAATGCACGCTGGCAGCTTGGTTCAGAATGGCGTTTGGGGTATAATGATATGCACGGTTATGAAGTGGAAACCCACTTGGGTAGATACTTTGGGAAGATGCAATGGTTTATGCCATTTGTAGGTTTTGATTATCGTTATCGTCGAATGGGGGAGGATGAACATGAGAAAAATATTTTTGGACAGGCCAATAAAAAAGATAGTCGCAAAGCCTTAAGTCTGGGTTTTATGTATACTTTACCCATGTTGGTCAATTTTCAGGCAGAGGTGTATCACGATGGAATTGTGCGATTGCAGCTTATGCGTGAGGATATCCCGATCGCTAGAAGGATCCGTGGCGATTTTATGGTCAACTCAGACCTTGAATATATGGCTGGACTAAATTATGTCATCACCAAAAATATGGCTTTTAGAACACATTATGATAGCGATATGGGCTTTGGTGTGGGCTTGTCATTAAATTATTAA
- a CDS encoding DUF2231 domain-containing protein, translating into MKSLFEGLPSLHPLLVHFPIVLLLMALISHIGALLLKKHRRPFTVLTFGLLLLGTLGALAAIQTATHISGDADEKALAVFEIHQRFAWINFWIASSTTVLHFVGLRKDTSAWINYLILILLISLSVTLFITGHHGARLVYQYGVGPIGNGILMN; encoded by the coding sequence ATGAAAAGCTTATTCGAAGGACTGCCCAGCTTACACCCGCTATTGGTACATTTTCCGATTGTGCTCTTGCTGATGGCCTTGATTAGTCATATAGGTGCCTTATTGTTAAAAAAACATCGACGTCCTTTCACTGTGCTGACTTTCGGATTGTTATTACTGGGAACACTTGGAGCTCTTGCTGCAATTCAGACCGCAACCCATATTTCAGGCGATGCAGATGAAAAGGCCCTCGCGGTTTTTGAGATCCATCAACGTTTTGCCTGGATCAACTTTTGGATTGCAAGTAGCACTACAGTCCTGCATTTTGTTGGATTGCGAAAAGATACAAGTGCTTGGATAAACTATTTGATATTGATTTTGTTGATCAGTTTATCGGTGACACTATTTATCACAGGGCATCACGGTGCTAGACTGGTCTACCAATATGGCGTAGGACCGATAGGAAATGGAATACTAATGAATTAA
- a CDS encoding DUF3347 domain-containing protein encodes MKKFMLIVAIALIFVACNNSTSKNTHADHTVPVAADTATTNVDKSKGDSALTKEAARVNNTAAKIEPSAGKVDVTAASNPFAGLYSAYFALKDALVKDNGAAAQTAAKGIQAAIAKLNNEQLDAVQGKLWKEYQRKLAFDTEHIAGITENEHQREHFVTLSKNMYVLMKSVKPEAPVYYQHCPMYRDGKGANWLSTQKKIENPYLGQSMATCGSIVETIH; translated from the coding sequence ATGAAAAAGTTTATGCTAATTGTGGCGATCGCATTGATATTCGTTGCATGCAACAATTCAACATCGAAAAATACACATGCAGATCATACGGTCCCTGTTGCTGCGGATACCGCAACGACGAATGTCGACAAAAGCAAAGGCGATAGCGCTTTGACTAAAGAGGCTGCCAGAGTAAATAATACAGCTGCAAAAATAGAACCATCGGCGGGGAAAGTTGATGTAACAGCAGCTAGCAATCCTTTTGCAGGCTTATACAGCGCCTATTTCGCGCTGAAAGATGCATTGGTTAAGGATAATGGAGCGGCTGCACAGACAGCAGCGAAAGGAATACAGGCTGCCATTGCAAAACTTAATAACGAGCAATTAGATGCTGTTCAAGGAAAACTTTGGAAGGAATACCAACGGAAATTGGCTTTCGATACAGAGCATATTGCTGGGATTACGGAAAATGAACATCAGCGAGAGCACTTTGTGACCCTTTCCAAAAATATGTATGTGTTGATGAAATCTGTCAAACCTGAAGCTCCAGTCTATTATCAGCATTGTCCGATGTATCGTGATGGAAAAGGAGCCAATTGGTTGAGTACACAAAAGAAAATTGAAAATCCTTATTTAGGTCAATCAATGGCCACCTGTGGATCTATCGTAGAAACAATACATTAA
- a CDS encoding DUF3347 domain-containing protein, with the protein MSLLGLVIPVLLSTQHTHAQIKNAKTATVKIFGNTPAVKTIIEKEGRDGQFAKVDWNQATKLAVVTYDSSKTSGDEVLKRIALAGFDNEKFLAPDDAYVQLAKAEQYERVLKPALKNDTEQQVDHTNHRQGVQTTIQPSVNSKAADEKTAFALLASSYFALKDALVKTDAVAAAAHAEAFQAAVKAVDMNKLGHDEHTVWMKVMNKLASDATGITKNKDVAKQRVAFASLSNALYELLKVSKLDGPIYYQHCPMFNEGKGAHWLSKESAVKNPFFGAQMISCGSTVETLN; encoded by the coding sequence ATGTCATTACTTGGTTTGGTAATCCCTGTATTACTATCCACCCAACATACACATGCACAAATTAAAAATGCAAAGACAGCGACTGTAAAGATTTTTGGAAATACACCGGCTGTTAAAACGATCATTGAAAAAGAAGGTCGGGACGGACAATTTGCGAAAGTTGACTGGAATCAGGCAACCAAACTGGCGGTTGTTACCTACGACTCGTCAAAAACAAGCGGGGATGAGGTTCTTAAGCGCATTGCATTGGCAGGGTTCGACAATGAAAAATTTCTGGCTCCAGATGATGCTTATGTTCAATTGGCAAAAGCTGAACAATATGAACGAGTCCTAAAACCAGCATTAAAAAATGATACTGAACAGCAGGTCGATCATACGAATCATCGTCAGGGTGTACAAACAACAATTCAGCCTTCGGTGAACTCAAAAGCAGCGGATGAAAAGACCGCATTTGCACTGTTGGCAAGTTCTTACTTTGCGCTAAAGGATGCATTGGTGAAGACAGATGCGGTGGCGGCAGCGGCTCATGCCGAGGCATTTCAAGCAGCAGTCAAAGCTGTCGATATGAATAAACTTGGCCACGATGAACATACCGTATGGATGAAGGTGATGAATAAGCTGGCAAGCGATGCGACAGGTATAACTAAAAATAAAGATGTTGCTAAGCAACGTGTGGCTTTTGCATCTCTTTCAAATGCGTTGTATGAGCTGCTGAAGGTGAGTAAATTGGACGGACCTATTTATTATCAACATTGCCCCATGTTTAATGAAGGCAAGGGAGCACATTGGTTAAGTAAGGAGAGTGCCGTGAAAAACCCGTTCTTTGGTGCGCAAATGATTAGTTGTGGAAGTACAGTAGAAACGTTAAACTAA
- a CDS encoding alpha/beta hydrolase: MSSKLLIIFFFLFSPSLIFAQQYKTTTDVAYCKPDEPDSYKKERCKLDIYIPTDRKNFATIVWFHGGGLEEGNKFIPLELKEKGVAVIAANYRLSPRAKAPSYIEDAAEAVAWTFSHIANYGGDPSKIYVSGHSAGGYLALMVGLDKHYLQKFGVDANNIKGLAPISGQTNTHYTIKKERGQSMVIPQIDHFAPLSFARKDAPPILLITGDQQLEMAARFEENAHLAAVLKQVGHTRTSLYQLQGFDHGGVYAPGCLLILNWIKGLEK; the protein is encoded by the coding sequence ATGTCCTCCAAATTGCTTATTATCTTCTTTTTTCTGTTTTCACCGAGTTTGATTTTTGCGCAGCAATATAAAACGACAACCGACGTTGCCTATTGTAAACCTGATGAACCAGATTCTTATAAGAAAGAACGTTGTAAATTGGATATCTATATCCCGACTGATCGTAAAAATTTTGCTACCATCGTATGGTTTCATGGAGGTGGACTAGAGGAGGGAAATAAATTTATTCCACTTGAACTTAAAGAAAAAGGTGTAGCGGTTATAGCAGCCAATTATAGGCTAAGCCCCAGAGCGAAAGCGCCGAGCTATATCGAAGATGCTGCTGAGGCTGTTGCATGGACATTTTCACATATTGCAAACTATGGCGGAGATCCCTCAAAAATTTATGTGTCGGGACATTCAGCAGGCGGATATTTGGCTTTAATGGTTGGTTTGGATAAGCATTACCTGCAAAAATTTGGTGTTGATGCAAATAATATAAAAGGGCTGGCACCGATTAGTGGGCAAACAAATACGCATTATACGATTAAAAAGGAACGTGGTCAATCTATGGTGATCCCCCAGATTGATCATTTTGCACCGCTTTCGTTCGCACGGAAAGATGCACCGCCAATTCTCCTGATCACTGGGGATCAACAATTGGAAATGGCGGCACGGTTTGAAGAAAACGCCCATTTGGCAGCGGTCTTAAAACAGGTAGGGCATACCAGAACCTCGTTGTACCAGCTACAGGGGTTTGATCATGGGGGAGTGTATGCGCCTGGTTGCCTGTTGATACTGAACTGGATCAAAGGACTCGAAAAGTAG